The following coding sequences lie in one Rhinolophus ferrumequinum isolate MPI-CBG mRhiFer1 chromosome 16, mRhiFer1_v1.p, whole genome shotgun sequence genomic window:
- the TCTN3 gene encoding tectonic-3 isoform X6, which translates to MCASRLMLLQVLFLMVPEGARPQPSSSPAGAVPTPSDVGPGSQGGTPQPTEETETPRAVPGSSTGSPTVVTPSAPGNRTADLFPVLPICVCDLTPGTCDINCCCDKDCYLLHPRTVFSFCLPGSVRSSSWVCVDNSLIFRSNSPFPSRVFMDPNGIRQFCVHVNNSKLNYFQELQKVNASNFQALVTEFGGKSFTSTFQTQSPSSFYRAGDPILTYFSKWSVISLLRQPAGVGAGGLCVENNPAGFLESKSTTCAHFFKDLANSCTSDPALNAASYYNFTVLKLPRGMTDLQNMKFQVPVTLVSKADSPLLAGNTCQNVVSQVVYEIETNGTFGIQKVSVSFEQTNLTVEPGTSIQQHFIIRFRAFRQSATASLPGPRSGNPGYLVGKPLLALTGDFSHKMTLLQSQGDGTCSDKRHEVQFGVNAMSGCKFRLKNVDCSRLQQDMYQTLHGRPRPEHVAIFGNANPAQKGEWTRILSRNCSVSATHCTSCCVIPVSLEIQVLWAYIGLQSNPQAHVSRARFQYQCQSRQDSQQVTEEVSLTTIVTFVDITQKPEPPRGQPRLDWKLPFDFFFPFKVAFSKGADSQKGSVAPILALCLLLLGVLSLETE; encoded by the exons ATGTGCGCCTCTCGGCTCATGTTACTGCAGGTGCTCTTCCTGATGGTCCCCGAGGGCGCTCGTCCTCAGCCCTCTTCCTCCCCGGCAGGGGCAGTGCCCACTCCTTCGGACGTGGGGCCAGGGTCGCAGGGTGGGACACCTCAGCCCACCGAGGAGACTGAAACTCCCAGGGCCGTGCCTGGGAGCTCTACGGGGAGCCCTACTGTCGTAACCCCTTCGGCGCCTGGGAATAGGACCGCGGACCTCTTCCCAG TCTTGCCGATCTGTGTCTGTGACTTGACTCCTGGTACCTGCGATATAAATTGCTGCTGCGACAAGGATTGCTATCTTCTTCATCCGAGGACAGTTTTCTCCTTCTGCCTTCCAGGCAGCGTGAG GTCTTCAAGTTGGGTATGTGTGGACAACTCTCTAATCTTCAGGAGTAATTCCCCATTTCCTTCAAGAGTTTTCATGGATCCAAATGGAATTAGGCAGTTTTGTGTCCATGTGAACAACT caAAATTAAACTATTTCCAGGAGCTCCAAAAGGTCAATGCAAGCAACTTCCAGGCCCTGGTTACAGAATTTGGAGGCAAATCATTCACTTCCACATTCCAAACCCAATCACCATCATCTTTTTACAGG GCTGGGGACCCCATTTTGACTTACTTCTCCAAGTGGTCTGTAATAAGCTTGCTGAGGCAACCTGCAGGAGTTGGAGCTGGGGGACTCTGTGTCGAGAACAATCCTGCAG GTTTCCTAGAGAGTAAAAGTACAACCTGTGCTCATTTCTTCAAGGACCTAGCAAACAGCTGCACCTCGGATCCAGCCCTCAATGCTGCCTCTTACTATAACTTCACAGTCTTGAAG CTTCCAAGAGGTATGACTGATCTGCAGAATATGAAG TTCCAGGTTCCTGTAACACTTGTCTCAAAGGCTGATTCTCCTCTGTTGGCTGGAAACACTTGTCAGAATGTTGTTTCCCAG GTCGTCTATGAGATAGAGACCAATGGGACTTTTGGAATCCAGAAAGTCTCTGTCAGTTTTGAACAAACCAACCTGACTGTCGAGCCAGGCACTTCCATACAGCAACACTTCATCATTCGTTTCAGG GCTTTTCGACAGAGCGCCACTGCTTCTCTCCCTGGTCCTAGAAGTGGGAATCCTGGCTATCTTGTGGGGAAGCCACTCTTGGCTCTAACTGGCGACTTCAGTCACAAA ATGACCCTCTTACAGAGCCAAGGTGATGGAACTTGCTCTGATAAGAGGCACGAAGTACAATTTGGAGTGAATGCAATGTCTGGGTGCAAGTTCAG GCTGAAAAATGTGGACTGCAGTCGCTTGCAGCAGGACATGTATCAGACTCTTCATGGAAGGCCCAGACCAGAACATGTTGCTATCTTTGGTAATGCCAACCCAGCCCAGAAGGGAGAATGGACCAGAATCCTCAGCAGGAACTGCAGCGTTTCA GCTACACATTGTACTTCCTGCTGTGTCATACCCGTTTCCCTGGAGATCCAGGTATTATGGGCGTATATAGGTCTCCAGTCCAACCCACAAGCTCATGTATCAAGAGCCAGATTCCAATACCAGTGCCAGTCCAGACAG GATTCCCAACAAGTAACAGAAGAAGTATCTTTGACAACTATTGTGACCTTTGTGGACATAACCCAGAAGCCAGAGCCTCCACGGGGCCAACCCAGATTGGACTGGAAACTGCCATTCgacttcttctttcctttcaaagTGGCATTCAGCAAAGGAGCAGACTCTCAGAAAGGCTCAGTCGCTCCCATCCTTGCCCTGTGTCTCTTACTACTTGGAGTTCTTAGCCTAGAGACTGagtga
- the TCTN3 gene encoding tectonic-3 isoform X4 has product MLLNGQLVKGEVCVCDQTVVPEEDFLLCVLPPRFVEVGMLDVQLDKVLFLMVPEGARPQPSSSPAGAVPTPSDVGPGSQGGTPQPTEETETPRAVPGSSTGSPTVVTPSAPGNRTADLFPVLPICVCDLTPGTCDINCCCDKDCYLLHPRTVFSFCLPGSVRSSSWVCVDNSLIFRSNSPFPSRVFMDPNGIRQFCVHVNNSKLNYFQELQKVNASNFQALVTEFGGKSFTSTFQTQSPSSFYRAGDPILTYFSKWSVISLLRQPAGVGAGGLCVENNPAGFLESKSTTCAHFFKDLANSCTSDPALNAASYYNFTVLKLPRGMTDLQNMKFQVPVTLVSKADSPLLAGNTCQNVVSQVVYEIETNGTFGIQKVSVSFEQTNLTVEPGTSIQQHFIIRFRAFRQSATASLPGPRSGNPGYLVGKPLLALTGDFSHKMTLLQSQGDGTCSDKRHEVQFGVNAMSGCKFRLKNVDCSRLQQDMYQTLHGRPRPEHVAIFGNANPAQKGEWTRILSRNCSVSATHCTSCCVIPVSLEIQVLWAYIGLQSNPQAHVSRARFQYQCQSRQDSQQVTEEVSLTTIVTFVDITQKPEPPRGQPRLDWKLPFDFFFPFKVAFSKGADSQKGSVAPILALCLLLLGVLSLETE; this is encoded by the exons GTGCTCTTCCTGATGGTCCCCGAGGGCGCTCGTCCTCAGCCCTCTTCCTCCCCGGCAGGGGCAGTGCCCACTCCTTCGGACGTGGGGCCAGGGTCGCAGGGTGGGACACCTCAGCCCACCGAGGAGACTGAAACTCCCAGGGCCGTGCCTGGGAGCTCTACGGGGAGCCCTACTGTCGTAACCCCTTCGGCGCCTGGGAATAGGACCGCGGACCTCTTCCCAG TCTTGCCGATCTGTGTCTGTGACTTGACTCCTGGTACCTGCGATATAAATTGCTGCTGCGACAAGGATTGCTATCTTCTTCATCCGAGGACAGTTTTCTCCTTCTGCCTTCCAGGCAGCGTGAG GTCTTCAAGTTGGGTATGTGTGGACAACTCTCTAATCTTCAGGAGTAATTCCCCATTTCCTTCAAGAGTTTTCATGGATCCAAATGGAATTAGGCAGTTTTGTGTCCATGTGAACAACT caAAATTAAACTATTTCCAGGAGCTCCAAAAGGTCAATGCAAGCAACTTCCAGGCCCTGGTTACAGAATTTGGAGGCAAATCATTCACTTCCACATTCCAAACCCAATCACCATCATCTTTTTACAGG GCTGGGGACCCCATTTTGACTTACTTCTCCAAGTGGTCTGTAATAAGCTTGCTGAGGCAACCTGCAGGAGTTGGAGCTGGGGGACTCTGTGTCGAGAACAATCCTGCAG GTTTCCTAGAGAGTAAAAGTACAACCTGTGCTCATTTCTTCAAGGACCTAGCAAACAGCTGCACCTCGGATCCAGCCCTCAATGCTGCCTCTTACTATAACTTCACAGTCTTGAAG CTTCCAAGAGGTATGACTGATCTGCAGAATATGAAG TTCCAGGTTCCTGTAACACTTGTCTCAAAGGCTGATTCTCCTCTGTTGGCTGGAAACACTTGTCAGAATGTTGTTTCCCAG GTCGTCTATGAGATAGAGACCAATGGGACTTTTGGAATCCAGAAAGTCTCTGTCAGTTTTGAACAAACCAACCTGACTGTCGAGCCAGGCACTTCCATACAGCAACACTTCATCATTCGTTTCAGG GCTTTTCGACAGAGCGCCACTGCTTCTCTCCCTGGTCCTAGAAGTGGGAATCCTGGCTATCTTGTGGGGAAGCCACTCTTGGCTCTAACTGGCGACTTCAGTCACAAA ATGACCCTCTTACAGAGCCAAGGTGATGGAACTTGCTCTGATAAGAGGCACGAAGTACAATTTGGAGTGAATGCAATGTCTGGGTGCAAGTTCAG GCTGAAAAATGTGGACTGCAGTCGCTTGCAGCAGGACATGTATCAGACTCTTCATGGAAGGCCCAGACCAGAACATGTTGCTATCTTTGGTAATGCCAACCCAGCCCAGAAGGGAGAATGGACCAGAATCCTCAGCAGGAACTGCAGCGTTTCA GCTACACATTGTACTTCCTGCTGTGTCATACCCGTTTCCCTGGAGATCCAGGTATTATGGGCGTATATAGGTCTCCAGTCCAACCCACAAGCTCATGTATCAAGAGCCAGATTCCAATACCAGTGCCAGTCCAGACAG GATTCCCAACAAGTAACAGAAGAAGTATCTTTGACAACTATTGTGACCTTTGTGGACATAACCCAGAAGCCAGAGCCTCCACGGGGCCAACCCAGATTGGACTGGAAACTGCCATTCgacttcttctttcctttcaaagTGGCATTCAGCAAAGGAGCAGACTCTCAGAAAGGCTCAGTCGCTCCCATCCTTGCCCTGTGTCTCTTACTACTTGGAGTTCTTAGCCTAGAGACTGagtga
- the TCTN3 gene encoding tectonic-3 isoform X2, whose protein sequence is MLLNGQLVKGEVCVCDQTVVPEEGPQKQGKSEKTATGKRNPRRHEDCRFVEVGMLDVQLDKVLFLMVPEGARPQPSSSPAGAVPTPSDVGPGSQGGTPQPTEETETPRAVPGSSTGSPTVVTPSAPGNRTADLFPVLPICVCDLTPGTCDINCCCDKDCYLLHPRTVFSFCLPGSVRSSSWVCVDNSLIFRSNSPFPSRVFMDPNGIRQFCVHVNNSKLNYFQELQKVNASNFQALVTEFGGKSFTSTFQTQSPSSFYRAGDPILTYFSKWSVISLLRQPAGVGAGGLCVENNPAGFLESKSTTCAHFFKDLANSCTSDPALNAASYYNFTVLKLPRGMTDLQNMKFQVPVTLVSKADSPLLAGNTCQNVVSQVVYEIETNGTFGIQKVSVSFEQTNLTVEPGTSIQQHFIIRFRAFRQSATASLPGPRSGNPGYLVGKPLLALTGDFSHKMTLLQSQGDGTCSDKRHEVQFGVNAMSGCKFRLKNVDCSRLQQDMYQTLHGRPRPEHVAIFGNANPAQKGEWTRILSRNCSVSATHCTSCCVIPVSLEIQVLWAYIGLQSNPQAHVSRARFQYQCQSRQDSQQVTEEVSLTTIVTFVDITQKPEPPRGQPRLDWKLPFDFFFPFKVAFSKGADSQKGSVAPILALCLLLLGVLSLETE, encoded by the exons GTGCTCTTCCTGATGGTCCCCGAGGGCGCTCGTCCTCAGCCCTCTTCCTCCCCGGCAGGGGCAGTGCCCACTCCTTCGGACGTGGGGCCAGGGTCGCAGGGTGGGACACCTCAGCCCACCGAGGAGACTGAAACTCCCAGGGCCGTGCCTGGGAGCTCTACGGGGAGCCCTACTGTCGTAACCCCTTCGGCGCCTGGGAATAGGACCGCGGACCTCTTCCCAG TCTTGCCGATCTGTGTCTGTGACTTGACTCCTGGTACCTGCGATATAAATTGCTGCTGCGACAAGGATTGCTATCTTCTTCATCCGAGGACAGTTTTCTCCTTCTGCCTTCCAGGCAGCGTGAG GTCTTCAAGTTGGGTATGTGTGGACAACTCTCTAATCTTCAGGAGTAATTCCCCATTTCCTTCAAGAGTTTTCATGGATCCAAATGGAATTAGGCAGTTTTGTGTCCATGTGAACAACT caAAATTAAACTATTTCCAGGAGCTCCAAAAGGTCAATGCAAGCAACTTCCAGGCCCTGGTTACAGAATTTGGAGGCAAATCATTCACTTCCACATTCCAAACCCAATCACCATCATCTTTTTACAGG GCTGGGGACCCCATTTTGACTTACTTCTCCAAGTGGTCTGTAATAAGCTTGCTGAGGCAACCTGCAGGAGTTGGAGCTGGGGGACTCTGTGTCGAGAACAATCCTGCAG GTTTCCTAGAGAGTAAAAGTACAACCTGTGCTCATTTCTTCAAGGACCTAGCAAACAGCTGCACCTCGGATCCAGCCCTCAATGCTGCCTCTTACTATAACTTCACAGTCTTGAAG CTTCCAAGAGGTATGACTGATCTGCAGAATATGAAG TTCCAGGTTCCTGTAACACTTGTCTCAAAGGCTGATTCTCCTCTGTTGGCTGGAAACACTTGTCAGAATGTTGTTTCCCAG GTCGTCTATGAGATAGAGACCAATGGGACTTTTGGAATCCAGAAAGTCTCTGTCAGTTTTGAACAAACCAACCTGACTGTCGAGCCAGGCACTTCCATACAGCAACACTTCATCATTCGTTTCAGG GCTTTTCGACAGAGCGCCACTGCTTCTCTCCCTGGTCCTAGAAGTGGGAATCCTGGCTATCTTGTGGGGAAGCCACTCTTGGCTCTAACTGGCGACTTCAGTCACAAA ATGACCCTCTTACAGAGCCAAGGTGATGGAACTTGCTCTGATAAGAGGCACGAAGTACAATTTGGAGTGAATGCAATGTCTGGGTGCAAGTTCAG GCTGAAAAATGTGGACTGCAGTCGCTTGCAGCAGGACATGTATCAGACTCTTCATGGAAGGCCCAGACCAGAACATGTTGCTATCTTTGGTAATGCCAACCCAGCCCAGAAGGGAGAATGGACCAGAATCCTCAGCAGGAACTGCAGCGTTTCA GCTACACATTGTACTTCCTGCTGTGTCATACCCGTTTCCCTGGAGATCCAGGTATTATGGGCGTATATAGGTCTCCAGTCCAACCCACAAGCTCATGTATCAAGAGCCAGATTCCAATACCAGTGCCAGTCCAGACAG GATTCCCAACAAGTAACAGAAGAAGTATCTTTGACAACTATTGTGACCTTTGTGGACATAACCCAGAAGCCAGAGCCTCCACGGGGCCAACCCAGATTGGACTGGAAACTGCCATTCgacttcttctttcctttcaaagTGGCATTCAGCAAAGGAGCAGACTCTCAGAAAGGCTCAGTCGCTCCCATCCTTGCCCTGTGTCTCTTACTACTTGGAGTTCTTAGCCTAGAGACTGagtga
- the TCTN3 gene encoding tectonic-3 isoform X3, translating to MADSRTGAENIQGPQKQGKSEKTATGKRNPRRHEDCRFVEVGMLDVQLDKVLFLMVPEGARPQPSSSPAGAVPTPSDVGPGSQGGTPQPTEETETPRAVPGSSTGSPTVVTPSAPGNRTADLFPVLPICVCDLTPGTCDINCCCDKDCYLLHPRTVFSFCLPGSVRSSSWVCVDNSLIFRSNSPFPSRVFMDPNGIRQFCVHVNNSKLNYFQELQKVNASNFQALVTEFGGKSFTSTFQTQSPSSFYRAGDPILTYFSKWSVISLLRQPAGVGAGGLCVENNPAGFLESKSTTCAHFFKDLANSCTSDPALNAASYYNFTVLKLPRGMTDLQNMKFQVPVTLVSKADSPLLAGNTCQNVVSQVVYEIETNGTFGIQKVSVSFEQTNLTVEPGTSIQQHFIIRFRAFRQSATASLPGPRSGNPGYLVGKPLLALTGDFSHKMTLLQSQGDGTCSDKRHEVQFGVNAMSGCKFRLKNVDCSRLQQDMYQTLHGRPRPEHVAIFGNANPAQKGEWTRILSRNCSVSATHCTSCCVIPVSLEIQVLWAYIGLQSNPQAHVSRARFQYQCQSRQDSQQVTEEVSLTTIVTFVDITQKPEPPRGQPRLDWKLPFDFFFPFKVAFSKGADSQKGSVAPILALCLLLLGVLSLETE from the exons GTGCTCTTCCTGATGGTCCCCGAGGGCGCTCGTCCTCAGCCCTCTTCCTCCCCGGCAGGGGCAGTGCCCACTCCTTCGGACGTGGGGCCAGGGTCGCAGGGTGGGACACCTCAGCCCACCGAGGAGACTGAAACTCCCAGGGCCGTGCCTGGGAGCTCTACGGGGAGCCCTACTGTCGTAACCCCTTCGGCGCCTGGGAATAGGACCGCGGACCTCTTCCCAG TCTTGCCGATCTGTGTCTGTGACTTGACTCCTGGTACCTGCGATATAAATTGCTGCTGCGACAAGGATTGCTATCTTCTTCATCCGAGGACAGTTTTCTCCTTCTGCCTTCCAGGCAGCGTGAG GTCTTCAAGTTGGGTATGTGTGGACAACTCTCTAATCTTCAGGAGTAATTCCCCATTTCCTTCAAGAGTTTTCATGGATCCAAATGGAATTAGGCAGTTTTGTGTCCATGTGAACAACT caAAATTAAACTATTTCCAGGAGCTCCAAAAGGTCAATGCAAGCAACTTCCAGGCCCTGGTTACAGAATTTGGAGGCAAATCATTCACTTCCACATTCCAAACCCAATCACCATCATCTTTTTACAGG GCTGGGGACCCCATTTTGACTTACTTCTCCAAGTGGTCTGTAATAAGCTTGCTGAGGCAACCTGCAGGAGTTGGAGCTGGGGGACTCTGTGTCGAGAACAATCCTGCAG GTTTCCTAGAGAGTAAAAGTACAACCTGTGCTCATTTCTTCAAGGACCTAGCAAACAGCTGCACCTCGGATCCAGCCCTCAATGCTGCCTCTTACTATAACTTCACAGTCTTGAAG CTTCCAAGAGGTATGACTGATCTGCAGAATATGAAG TTCCAGGTTCCTGTAACACTTGTCTCAAAGGCTGATTCTCCTCTGTTGGCTGGAAACACTTGTCAGAATGTTGTTTCCCAG GTCGTCTATGAGATAGAGACCAATGGGACTTTTGGAATCCAGAAAGTCTCTGTCAGTTTTGAACAAACCAACCTGACTGTCGAGCCAGGCACTTCCATACAGCAACACTTCATCATTCGTTTCAGG GCTTTTCGACAGAGCGCCACTGCTTCTCTCCCTGGTCCTAGAAGTGGGAATCCTGGCTATCTTGTGGGGAAGCCACTCTTGGCTCTAACTGGCGACTTCAGTCACAAA ATGACCCTCTTACAGAGCCAAGGTGATGGAACTTGCTCTGATAAGAGGCACGAAGTACAATTTGGAGTGAATGCAATGTCTGGGTGCAAGTTCAG GCTGAAAAATGTGGACTGCAGTCGCTTGCAGCAGGACATGTATCAGACTCTTCATGGAAGGCCCAGACCAGAACATGTTGCTATCTTTGGTAATGCCAACCCAGCCCAGAAGGGAGAATGGACCAGAATCCTCAGCAGGAACTGCAGCGTTTCA GCTACACATTGTACTTCCTGCTGTGTCATACCCGTTTCCCTGGAGATCCAGGTATTATGGGCGTATATAGGTCTCCAGTCCAACCCACAAGCTCATGTATCAAGAGCCAGATTCCAATACCAGTGCCAGTCCAGACAG GATTCCCAACAAGTAACAGAAGAAGTATCTTTGACAACTATTGTGACCTTTGTGGACATAACCCAGAAGCCAGAGCCTCCACGGGGCCAACCCAGATTGGACTGGAAACTGCCATTCgacttcttctttcctttcaaagTGGCATTCAGCAAAGGAGCAGACTCTCAGAAAGGCTCAGTCGCTCCCATCCTTGCCCTGTGTCTCTTACTACTTGGAGTTCTTAGCCTAGAGACTGagtga
- the TCTN3 gene encoding tectonic-3 isoform X5, with amino-acid sequence MRIADFLLCVLPPRFVEVGMLDVQLDKVLFLMVPEGARPQPSSSPAGAVPTPSDVGPGSQGGTPQPTEETETPRAVPGSSTGSPTVVTPSAPGNRTADLFPVLPICVCDLTPGTCDINCCCDKDCYLLHPRTVFSFCLPGSVRSSSWVCVDNSLIFRSNSPFPSRVFMDPNGIRQFCVHVNNSKLNYFQELQKVNASNFQALVTEFGGKSFTSTFQTQSPSSFYRAGDPILTYFSKWSVISLLRQPAGVGAGGLCVENNPAGFLESKSTTCAHFFKDLANSCTSDPALNAASYYNFTVLKLPRGMTDLQNMKFQVPVTLVSKADSPLLAGNTCQNVVSQVVYEIETNGTFGIQKVSVSFEQTNLTVEPGTSIQQHFIIRFRAFRQSATASLPGPRSGNPGYLVGKPLLALTGDFSHKMTLLQSQGDGTCSDKRHEVQFGVNAMSGCKFRLKNVDCSRLQQDMYQTLHGRPRPEHVAIFGNANPAQKGEWTRILSRNCSVSATHCTSCCVIPVSLEIQVLWAYIGLQSNPQAHVSRARFQYQCQSRQDSQQVTEEVSLTTIVTFVDITQKPEPPRGQPRLDWKLPFDFFFPFKVAFSKGADSQKGSVAPILALCLLLLGVLSLETE; translated from the exons GTGCTCTTCCTGATGGTCCCCGAGGGCGCTCGTCCTCAGCCCTCTTCCTCCCCGGCAGGGGCAGTGCCCACTCCTTCGGACGTGGGGCCAGGGTCGCAGGGTGGGACACCTCAGCCCACCGAGGAGACTGAAACTCCCAGGGCCGTGCCTGGGAGCTCTACGGGGAGCCCTACTGTCGTAACCCCTTCGGCGCCTGGGAATAGGACCGCGGACCTCTTCCCAG TCTTGCCGATCTGTGTCTGTGACTTGACTCCTGGTACCTGCGATATAAATTGCTGCTGCGACAAGGATTGCTATCTTCTTCATCCGAGGACAGTTTTCTCCTTCTGCCTTCCAGGCAGCGTGAG GTCTTCAAGTTGGGTATGTGTGGACAACTCTCTAATCTTCAGGAGTAATTCCCCATTTCCTTCAAGAGTTTTCATGGATCCAAATGGAATTAGGCAGTTTTGTGTCCATGTGAACAACT caAAATTAAACTATTTCCAGGAGCTCCAAAAGGTCAATGCAAGCAACTTCCAGGCCCTGGTTACAGAATTTGGAGGCAAATCATTCACTTCCACATTCCAAACCCAATCACCATCATCTTTTTACAGG GCTGGGGACCCCATTTTGACTTACTTCTCCAAGTGGTCTGTAATAAGCTTGCTGAGGCAACCTGCAGGAGTTGGAGCTGGGGGACTCTGTGTCGAGAACAATCCTGCAG GTTTCCTAGAGAGTAAAAGTACAACCTGTGCTCATTTCTTCAAGGACCTAGCAAACAGCTGCACCTCGGATCCAGCCCTCAATGCTGCCTCTTACTATAACTTCACAGTCTTGAAG CTTCCAAGAGGTATGACTGATCTGCAGAATATGAAG TTCCAGGTTCCTGTAACACTTGTCTCAAAGGCTGATTCTCCTCTGTTGGCTGGAAACACTTGTCAGAATGTTGTTTCCCAG GTCGTCTATGAGATAGAGACCAATGGGACTTTTGGAATCCAGAAAGTCTCTGTCAGTTTTGAACAAACCAACCTGACTGTCGAGCCAGGCACTTCCATACAGCAACACTTCATCATTCGTTTCAGG GCTTTTCGACAGAGCGCCACTGCTTCTCTCCCTGGTCCTAGAAGTGGGAATCCTGGCTATCTTGTGGGGAAGCCACTCTTGGCTCTAACTGGCGACTTCAGTCACAAA ATGACCCTCTTACAGAGCCAAGGTGATGGAACTTGCTCTGATAAGAGGCACGAAGTACAATTTGGAGTGAATGCAATGTCTGGGTGCAAGTTCAG GCTGAAAAATGTGGACTGCAGTCGCTTGCAGCAGGACATGTATCAGACTCTTCATGGAAGGCCCAGACCAGAACATGTTGCTATCTTTGGTAATGCCAACCCAGCCCAGAAGGGAGAATGGACCAGAATCCTCAGCAGGAACTGCAGCGTTTCA GCTACACATTGTACTTCCTGCTGTGTCATACCCGTTTCCCTGGAGATCCAGGTATTATGGGCGTATATAGGTCTCCAGTCCAACCCACAAGCTCATGTATCAAGAGCCAGATTCCAATACCAGTGCCAGTCCAGACAG GATTCCCAACAAGTAACAGAAGAAGTATCTTTGACAACTATTGTGACCTTTGTGGACATAACCCAGAAGCCAGAGCCTCCACGGGGCCAACCCAGATTGGACTGGAAACTGCCATTCgacttcttctttcctttcaaagTGGCATTCAGCAAAGGAGCAGACTCTCAGAAAGGCTCAGTCGCTCCCATCCTTGCCCTGTGTCTCTTACTACTTGGAGTTCTTAGCCTAGAGACTGagtga
- the TCTN3 gene encoding tectonic-3 isoform X7: MVPEGARPQPSSSPAGAVPTPSDVGPGSQGGTPQPTEETETPRAVPGSSTGSPTVVTPSAPGNRTADLFPVLPICVCDLTPGTCDINCCCDKDCYLLHPRTVFSFCLPGSVRSSSWVCVDNSLIFRSNSPFPSRVFMDPNGIRQFCVHVNNSKLNYFQELQKVNASNFQALVTEFGGKSFTSTFQTQSPSSFYRAGDPILTYFSKWSVISLLRQPAGVGAGGLCVENNPAGFLESKSTTCAHFFKDLANSCTSDPALNAASYYNFTVLKLPRGMTDLQNMKFQVPVTLVSKADSPLLAGNTCQNVVSQVVYEIETNGTFGIQKVSVSFEQTNLTVEPGTSIQQHFIIRFRAFRQSATASLPGPRSGNPGYLVGKPLLALTGDFSHKMTLLQSQGDGTCSDKRHEVQFGVNAMSGCKFRLKNVDCSRLQQDMYQTLHGRPRPEHVAIFGNANPAQKGEWTRILSRNCSVSATHCTSCCVIPVSLEIQVLWAYIGLQSNPQAHVSRARFQYQCQSRQDSQQVTEEVSLTTIVTFVDITQKPEPPRGQPRLDWKLPFDFFFPFKVAFSKGADSQKGSVAPILALCLLLLGVLSLETE; this comes from the exons ATGGTCCCCGAGGGCGCTCGTCCTCAGCCCTCTTCCTCCCCGGCAGGGGCAGTGCCCACTCCTTCGGACGTGGGGCCAGGGTCGCAGGGTGGGACACCTCAGCCCACCGAGGAGACTGAAACTCCCAGGGCCGTGCCTGGGAGCTCTACGGGGAGCCCTACTGTCGTAACCCCTTCGGCGCCTGGGAATAGGACCGCGGACCTCTTCCCAG TCTTGCCGATCTGTGTCTGTGACTTGACTCCTGGTACCTGCGATATAAATTGCTGCTGCGACAAGGATTGCTATCTTCTTCATCCGAGGACAGTTTTCTCCTTCTGCCTTCCAGGCAGCGTGAG GTCTTCAAGTTGGGTATGTGTGGACAACTCTCTAATCTTCAGGAGTAATTCCCCATTTCCTTCAAGAGTTTTCATGGATCCAAATGGAATTAGGCAGTTTTGTGTCCATGTGAACAACT caAAATTAAACTATTTCCAGGAGCTCCAAAAGGTCAATGCAAGCAACTTCCAGGCCCTGGTTACAGAATTTGGAGGCAAATCATTCACTTCCACATTCCAAACCCAATCACCATCATCTTTTTACAGG GCTGGGGACCCCATTTTGACTTACTTCTCCAAGTGGTCTGTAATAAGCTTGCTGAGGCAACCTGCAGGAGTTGGAGCTGGGGGACTCTGTGTCGAGAACAATCCTGCAG GTTTCCTAGAGAGTAAAAGTACAACCTGTGCTCATTTCTTCAAGGACCTAGCAAACAGCTGCACCTCGGATCCAGCCCTCAATGCTGCCTCTTACTATAACTTCACAGTCTTGAAG CTTCCAAGAGGTATGACTGATCTGCAGAATATGAAG TTCCAGGTTCCTGTAACACTTGTCTCAAAGGCTGATTCTCCTCTGTTGGCTGGAAACACTTGTCAGAATGTTGTTTCCCAG GTCGTCTATGAGATAGAGACCAATGGGACTTTTGGAATCCAGAAAGTCTCTGTCAGTTTTGAACAAACCAACCTGACTGTCGAGCCAGGCACTTCCATACAGCAACACTTCATCATTCGTTTCAGG GCTTTTCGACAGAGCGCCACTGCTTCTCTCCCTGGTCCTAGAAGTGGGAATCCTGGCTATCTTGTGGGGAAGCCACTCTTGGCTCTAACTGGCGACTTCAGTCACAAA ATGACCCTCTTACAGAGCCAAGGTGATGGAACTTGCTCTGATAAGAGGCACGAAGTACAATTTGGAGTGAATGCAATGTCTGGGTGCAAGTTCAG GCTGAAAAATGTGGACTGCAGTCGCTTGCAGCAGGACATGTATCAGACTCTTCATGGAAGGCCCAGACCAGAACATGTTGCTATCTTTGGTAATGCCAACCCAGCCCAGAAGGGAGAATGGACCAGAATCCTCAGCAGGAACTGCAGCGTTTCA GCTACACATTGTACTTCCTGCTGTGTCATACCCGTTTCCCTGGAGATCCAGGTATTATGGGCGTATATAGGTCTCCAGTCCAACCCACAAGCTCATGTATCAAGAGCCAGATTCCAATACCAGTGCCAGTCCAGACAG GATTCCCAACAAGTAACAGAAGAAGTATCTTTGACAACTATTGTGACCTTTGTGGACATAACCCAGAAGCCAGAGCCTCCACGGGGCCAACCCAGATTGGACTGGAAACTGCCATTCgacttcttctttcctttcaaagTGGCATTCAGCAAAGGAGCAGACTCTCAGAAAGGCTCAGTCGCTCCCATCCTTGCCCTGTGTCTCTTACTACTTGGAGTTCTTAGCCTAGAGACTGagtga